Genomic segment of uncultured Desulfobacter sp.:
TACCGGTGTGGGATGCAGACACCCTTAAAACCGTTTACGAACAGCTTCAAGAGCTGCGGACCTACTATACCTTTCCCCAGGTCAGCGTCGGCAGGTATACGGTTGCCGATCAATATCAGCAGGTCTTTCTGTCCATGCGGGAACTGAGCTATGACCAGTTGCCCGGGGGCACCCAGAACTGGATCAACGACCACCTGCTTTATACCCATGGTTATGGTGCGATCATGTCATCGGCAAGCCAGGAGGGCGGAGATTCCATGAACTGGTATCTGCATAATATTCCGCCCAAATCAGACTATGGATTGGACCTGGCAGAGCCCAGAGTGTATTATGGGTTGAACCCTTACCCTTACGCCCTTGCCCCCAATGAAGTGGGTGAACTGGATTATCCCAAGGGAAACAGTAATGCCAATACAAATTACCATGGAACAGGCGGGGTGCCCATCTCTTCTCTGGCACGCAAATTTCTCTTTGCCTATTACCTCAAAGATAAGAACATATTTTTATCCACAAAAATCAGCGAAAAAACCAAATTGCTGTTCCGGCGGCAAATCATAGAACGTATCCACACCATCGCCCCGTTTCTTTTGCTGGACCAAAACCCATATGCCGTTTATACCCCCGAAGGGCTGTTCTGGATGGTAGACGCCTATACCCACTCCGACAAATATCCGGCCGCACCCTCAGTGATGATTAACGGCATGCAGATGAATTACATTCGAAACAGCGTAAAAATTGTTGTGGATGCCTATAACGGCAGCGTGAATTTTTACATATATGATACCAAAGATCCCATTATCAAAGCGTATGATAAAATTTATCCGGGTCTTTTCAAATCCCGGGATGAAATGCCCGAAAACTTGAAAGCACATGTACGGTATCCCAAAGATCTGTTTGACATCCAGATGCAGATATATGCCAAGTACCATCAAACAGACCCCCAGGTGTTTTTCCAGCAGGAAGACTTATGGACCTTTGCCGAAACCCACGGGGATGAAGCAGGGGATACTGTTCCAGATAAACCCTATTATTTAACCCTTGACCTCATCAAATCCGGACAACTGGATTTCATGCTGCTTTTGCCCATGTTCCCAAAGGGCAAGGATAACTTGCGGTCCATGGCCGTGGCGGGATGTGATGGGGATAATTACGGAAAAATTATCATCTATGATTTCCCCAAAGGCGAATTGGTGTTCGGCCCGGCCCAGATCAATGCAATGATCAACCAGGATCCGGCCATTGCCCGGGAGTTCACCTTGTGGGATCAGGCGGGCTCGTCAGTGGTCAGGGGAAAAATGATTATACTGCTGGTGGAAAACAGCGTATTTTTCATTCAGCCTGTTTACCTGAAAGCGACATCCAGGGTTCAAATACCGGAATTGCAGCGAATTATCATGAGCGAAGGCCGGGTGGCTGTAATGAAAACATCCCTGGAAGAAGCCTACAAGGAAATTCAGCAGCGGGCCCAAAAAGATATCAAAAGGATCCAGAGGCCTTTGCCTATACAATCACAACCATCAGCACCCGAGGCGCAAGCCCGCCCCGAGCAGCAAGAGACTTCCCCCTCGGTGTCAACCGCTGTACAGGAACAGCAAAATGAGCTTGCGCCAACGGAGCTGGAAGAGCCGGCCACACCACCCACCACCCATGAGGTAGTCGAATAGGAACCAAAAATCGACCAATCGCCCTGCTGCCCAAAACATGTCCATGGACAGCAGGGCCTGGCCGACCTCCAAAAAAACGCGACCTCTGTGGGCTATGACAAAACGGCAGGGGGTCAAACTGCTTTAAAATCTTAAATGCCCTTCGGCCAACGCTCCCATTTTCCCATGTCATAATCATTCTTTCCTTTTAAATTAAGTAGCCGATTTTCTACAAAAAGAATCAAAAGAGACTTGCCCAAGCTTGAAATTTAAATATACAGCAAAAGGATAGTGATATAAGTATGAATAACGAAGTGCTAACCTGCATTCATGAACGAAGAAGCACCCGCAAATTTACTGAACAGCAAATTTCATCCGAACAACTGGATGCACTGCTTGATGCGGCGATATGGGCACCCAGCGGGGGCAACAACCAAAGCTGGTTATTTACGGCCATTCAAAAAAAGAGTGTACTGCTTCATCTAAACGCCCTTGTTTGCCAAGGATTTCAGCATTGGGTGCCCGATGATGATTACCCCACAAAACACGCCATGAAAAAGCGTTCACAACAGGACGGTTATAATTTCTACCACAACGCCCCCACGCTCATCATCGTCTCCAATAAACCCAATTACGAGAATGCCATGGCCGATTGTTCCCTGGCCCTGGGCAACATATTCCTTGCGACCCAGTCCCTTGGGCTGGGAAGCTGCTATATCAACCAGCTCCACTGGCTCCGTAACGATCCGGATATAAGAGCCTACCTGTTTGAACTGGGCATCCCAAAGGCGCATACCATTTGCTCATGTGCTGCAGTCGGATTTATCGGTAAGGCATCGCCTGCGCCCGCCCGCAAAAAAGGTACGATACAAATTGTTCGATAGAACAAACTCTGTCCTTGACAAGGACGTCACAATACCCTAACCAAATACGAGTAATTGATCTATCCACCAGCCAAAGGAGTTTTTTTATGGTTCATCAGCCGGACGCCCCGAGAAAAGAGGTCCTTCAAAATGACAGCTGGGATCTGTCACCCATGTTTCAAACCATAGAAGCGTGGGAAGCGCTTTTCCAGACACTGGAAAAAAAGATACCCGCCTACGATGATTTCAAGGGAACCCTTGACCAGGGGCCTGACAGGCTTTTGGCCTGTATCGAGTTTGACCACGGTGTCGGGCGGGATATGGATCGCCTTTATACATTCGCGCACCTGAAAAACGATGAGGATAAGACCCAGTCTGACAACGAAAGCCTTTTTCAGCGGGCCTCCAACCTTTACAGCCGCATCGGGGAGGCCTCAAGTTTTATGTCCCCTGAAATCCAGGCGATCCCCTCGGACCAGCTCACGGCGTACCTTGATAAAGAGGCATTTAAGCCGTACCGATTTTACCTGGAACAGATGATCCGCTATATTCCCCACACCAAAAATGCAGCCACCGAGCAACTGCTGGCCATGGCCGGTGAAAGCCTTGGCGCCCCCCAACGGATTTTTTCCCAGCTGGATAACGCGGATCTTAATTTCGGTACGGTAAAAACGCCTTCGGGCAAAGGTTCTCCGTTAACCCACGGCAACTTCATTACGTTTCTGGGGCATAAGGATAGAACTTTCCGCAAAACGGTTTTTGATCAATATTACCAAACCTACGATGACCACAGACACACCATTGCTGCGACTTTAGGGGCGTCAATAAAAAAAGATCTGTTCTGGGCCAGGGCCAGAAATTTTGACGCAGCACGAAAGGCCGCTTTATTTGCGGATAATGTTCCAGAAGCGGTCTACGACAACCTGATTGACAATGTAAAAAAAGCATTTTCACCCCTTTACCGGTACCTTGATTTCAGAAAAAAGGCCCTGGGTGTTGACGAACTGCACATGTACGACACTTATGTACAGCTTGTGCCCGACGTTGACTTTCACATGGATTATGAAGAGGCGGTTGCCACCTGTATTGAGGCCCTTGCACCGTTGGGCACTGACTATTTCAGCACCCTGAAACAGGGCCTGCTCACAGGCTGGGTGGACCGGTACGAAAACAAAGGTAAGCGAAGCGGAGCCTACTCTTCGGGGTGCTACGATTCCAACCCCTATATTCTGCTCAACTATGACGCCAATTCCATTAACAGCCTTTTCACGCTGATTCACGAGGCCGGGCACTCCATGCACACCTATCTTGCCAACACATCACAGCCCTACCCCACTCACGGATACACGATTTTTGTGGCCGAGGTGGCCTCCACCCTCAATGAGGCGCTTTTGGCCCGGCATCTTCTGGAAAAATATAAAAATGACCCGAAAATGAAAGCATATATCCTGAACCGGGAGATCGACAATATCCGGGGGACATTTTTCCGCCAGACCATGTTTGCCGAATTTGAACACATTGTCCACGGGCTGGCCGGTGACAACCAGGCCCTGACCATTGACACCTTCACGTCGGTGTACAAGGATCTTTTAGCCGCATATTTCGGAGACAAGATGGTCATTGACCCGGCACTCACCCTGGAATGCCTGCGCATCCCCCATTTTTACTCTTCCTTTTACGTTTATAAATATGCCACGGGCCTGGCGGCAGCCCTGGGGATTGCCCAGCGGATAACGGACAAAGGGAAGTCGGCCGTGGATGATTACCTTAACTTTCTCAAGCTCGGCGGATCCATGTTCCCCATTGACGAGCTCAGAGTTGCGGGGGTGGACATGGCAACCATCACCCCGGTACAGGCGGCAGCCTCCCATTTTGAATCACGGATCAGCGAACTGGAAACCCTGTGGAATTCG
This window contains:
- the pepF gene encoding oligoendopeptidase F, whose amino-acid sequence is MVHQPDAPRKEVLQNDSWDLSPMFQTIEAWEALFQTLEKKIPAYDDFKGTLDQGPDRLLACIEFDHGVGRDMDRLYTFAHLKNDEDKTQSDNESLFQRASNLYSRIGEASSFMSPEIQAIPSDQLTAYLDKEAFKPYRFYLEQMIRYIPHTKNAATEQLLAMAGESLGAPQRIFSQLDNADLNFGTVKTPSGKGSPLTHGNFITFLGHKDRTFRKTVFDQYYQTYDDHRHTIAATLGASIKKDLFWARARNFDAARKAALFADNVPEAVYDNLIDNVKKAFSPLYRYLDFRKKALGVDELHMYDTYVQLVPDVDFHMDYEEAVATCIEALAPLGTDYFSTLKQGLLTGWVDRYENKGKRSGAYSSGCYDSNPYILLNYDANSINSLFTLIHEAGHSMHTYLANTSQPYPTHGYTIFVAEVASTLNEALLARHLLEKYKNDPKMKAYILNREIDNIRGTFFRQTMFAEFEHIVHGLAGDNQALTIDTFTSVYKDLLAAYFGDKMVIDPALTLECLRIPHFYSSFYVYKYATGLAAALGIAQRITDKGKSAVDDYLNFLKLGGSMFPIDELRVAGVDMATITPVQAAASHFESRISELETLWNSI
- a CDS encoding UPF0182 family protein; this translates as MTSETFSHKLKRRLLILGGILIFLLLMAGVISVMAVDGLVDIWWFDSMGYLFYYWQRLSYRYIVFFGVTIFFFLIFFLNFQIAARVLRKRLPDMREKGNRRSARILKHFQSGSLLFYTPLSLVLSLPLAIPIYHHWEKFLFYVFGSDMGIKDPFFSTDVSFYLFALPIYSLLQRPLVVAATVLLFALLILYIIKNRILTKRLFDFSSVAKWHLSLLLLIIFGLEILDFIIQRYALAYDAGHQPLFFGPGYVQMRVILPLIWISLVCIAVAIVSLVTVLKFKKGHKVFFGTLVCLTLALVLRYTDYLPEFIQTYWVKPNEVVRESPYIQKNITSTLDAFNLSNVETRNFEHQRFPINTSVEQVQNVLRNVPVWDADTLKTVYEQLQELRTYYTFPQVSVGRYTVADQYQQVFLSMRELSYDQLPGGTQNWINDHLLYTHGYGAIMSSASQEGGDSMNWYLHNIPPKSDYGLDLAEPRVYYGLNPYPYALAPNEVGELDYPKGNSNANTNYHGTGGVPISSLARKFLFAYYLKDKNIFLSTKISEKTKLLFRRQIIERIHTIAPFLLLDQNPYAVYTPEGLFWMVDAYTHSDKYPAAPSVMINGMQMNYIRNSVKIVVDAYNGSVNFYIYDTKDPIIKAYDKIYPGLFKSRDEMPENLKAHVRYPKDLFDIQMQIYAKYHQTDPQVFFQQEDLWTFAETHGDEAGDTVPDKPYYLTLDLIKSGQLDFMLLLPMFPKGKDNLRSMAVAGCDGDNYGKIIIYDFPKGELVFGPAQINAMINQDPAIAREFTLWDQAGSSVVRGKMIILLVENSVFFIQPVYLKATSRVQIPELQRIIMSEGRVAVMKTSLEEAYKEIQQRAQKDIKRIQRPLPIQSQPSAPEAQARPEQQETSPSVSTAVQEQQNELAPTELEEPATPPTTHEVVE
- a CDS encoding nitroreductase family protein codes for the protein MNNEVLTCIHERRSTRKFTEQQISSEQLDALLDAAIWAPSGGNNQSWLFTAIQKKSVLLHLNALVCQGFQHWVPDDDYPTKHAMKKRSQQDGYNFYHNAPTLIIVSNKPNYENAMADCSLALGNIFLATQSLGLGSCYINQLHWLRNDPDIRAYLFELGIPKAHTICSCAAVGFIGKASPAPARKKGTIQIVR